The Aeromicrobium senzhongii genome includes a window with the following:
- a CDS encoding TIGR03960 family B12-binding radical SAM protein, translating to MPVDSVYPRLEPLLSGVSKPIQYIGGELNSTVKDWDEADVRWALMYPDAYEVGLPNQGVQILYEVLNEREGILAERTYAVMPDMEAVMREHRIPQFTVDAHRPVAEFDLFGISFSTELGYTNLLTALDLAVIPLLAVNRDDTHPIVIAGGHSAFNPEPIADFVDAAVMGDGEEVVLAISEVVREWKAEGRPGGRDEVLARLAASGGVYVPKFYDVTYRPDGQIAAITPNRPGVPARIAKHTLMDLDSWPYPKKPLVPLAETVHERFSVEIFRGCTRGCRFCQAGMITRPVRERSIQTIGQMVDNGLKQSGFEEVGLLSLSSADHSEIGEVAKQLGDRYEGTNTSLSLPSTRVDAFNITLANEFSRNGRRSGLTFAPEGGSDRMRKVINKMVSEDDLIRTVAAAFSHGWRQVKLYFMCGLPTETDEDVLQIGELAKRVIDTGREVSGRRDIRCTVSIGGFVPKPHTPFQWASQLDHETTDDRLRKLRASVQSDKRYGKAIGFRYHDGKPGTIEGLLSRGDRRVGGVIEAVWRDGGRFDGWSEHFSYDRWAEKSAEVLSPLGVDLDWYTTRERDHDEVLPWDHMDSGLDREWLWEDWQDAIDPDGAAEVEDCRWTPCYDCGVCPELNLDIEIGPTGKKLLPLSVV from the coding sequence ATGCCTGTCGACTCCGTCTATCCCCGACTCGAGCCGCTGCTCTCGGGGGTCTCCAAGCCGATCCAGTACATCGGCGGTGAGCTGAACTCCACCGTCAAGGACTGGGACGAGGCCGACGTCCGTTGGGCGCTGATGTACCCCGACGCCTACGAGGTCGGCCTGCCCAACCAGGGTGTCCAGATCCTCTACGAGGTCCTCAACGAGCGTGAGGGGATCCTCGCCGAGCGCACGTACGCCGTCATGCCCGACATGGAGGCGGTCATGCGCGAGCACCGCATCCCGCAGTTCACCGTCGACGCGCACCGGCCCGTGGCGGAGTTCGACCTCTTCGGGATCAGCTTCTCGACCGAGCTGGGCTACACGAACCTGCTGACGGCGCTCGACCTCGCGGTCATCCCGCTGCTGGCGGTCAACCGCGACGACACGCACCCGATCGTCATCGCCGGCGGTCACAGCGCCTTCAACCCCGAGCCGATCGCCGACTTCGTCGACGCCGCCGTCATGGGCGACGGCGAGGAGGTCGTGCTGGCGATCAGCGAGGTCGTGCGCGAGTGGAAGGCCGAGGGTCGTCCCGGCGGTCGCGACGAGGTGCTGGCGCGCCTGGCGGCGTCCGGCGGCGTCTACGTGCCGAAGTTCTACGACGTCACGTACCGGCCCGACGGGCAGATCGCGGCCATCACGCCGAACCGCCCGGGCGTGCCCGCACGGATCGCCAAGCACACCCTGATGGACCTCGACAGCTGGCCGTACCCGAAGAAGCCCCTCGTGCCGCTGGCCGAGACGGTCCACGAGCGGTTCAGCGTCGAGATCTTCCGCGGGTGCACCCGCGGCTGCCGGTTCTGCCAGGCCGGCATGATCACCCGCCCGGTGCGCGAGCGCTCCATCCAGACGATCGGGCAGATGGTCGACAACGGCCTGAAGCAGTCCGGCTTCGAGGAGGTCGGCCTGCTGAGCCTGTCCAGCGCCGACCACTCCGAGATCGGCGAGGTCGCCAAGCAGCTCGGCGACCGGTACGAGGGCACCAACACGTCGCTCTCGCTGCCGTCGACCCGCGTCGACGCCTTCAACATCACGCTGGCCAACGAGTTCAGCCGCAACGGGCGACGCTCGGGCCTGACCTTCGCCCCCGAGGGCGGCAGTGACCGGATGCGCAAGGTCATCAACAAGATGGTCAGCGAGGACGACCTGATCCGCACCGTCGCAGCGGCGTTCTCGCACGGCTGGCGTCAGGTGAAGCTCTACTTCATGTGTGGTCTGCCCACCGAGACCGACGAGGACGTCCTGCAGATCGGCGAGCTGGCCAAGCGCGTCATCGACACGGGCCGTGAGGTCTCGGGTCGTCGCGACATCCGCTGCACCGTCTCGATCGGCGGCTTCGTCCCGAAGCCGCACACGCCCTTCCAGTGGGCGTCCCAGCTCGATCACGAGACGACCGACGACCGGCTGCGCAAGCTGCGGGCCTCGGTCCAGTCCGACAAGCGCTACGGCAAGGCCATCGGCTTCCGCTACCACGACGGCAAGCCCGGAACCATCGAAGGACTGCTGTCACGCGGTGACCGTCGCGTGGGCGGCGTCATCGAGGCCGTGTGGCGCGACGGCGGCCGGTTCGACGGCTGGAGCGAGCACTTCAGCTACGACCGGTGGGCCGAGAAGTCGGCCGAGGTGCTGTCGCCGCTGGGCGTCGACCTCGACTGGTACACGACCCGCGAGCGCGACCACGACGAGGTCCTGCCGTGGGACCACATGGACTCGGGCCTGGACCGCGAGTGGCTCTGGGAGGACTGGCAGGACGCGATCGACCCCGACGGCGCCGCCGAGGTCGAGGACTGCCGCTGGACCCCCTGCTACGACTGCGGCGTGTGCCCGGAGTTGAACCTCGACATCGAGATCGGCCCCACGGGCAAGAAGCTGCTGCCCCTCTCGGTGGTCTGA
- the rpmA gene encoding 50S ribosomal protein L27, whose amino-acid sequence MAHKKGAASTKNGRDSNAQRLGVKRFGGQLVNAGEIIVRQRGTHFHPGSNVGRGGDDTLFALAPGAVEFGSKRGRRVVNIVPEQ is encoded by the coding sequence ATGGCACACAAGAAGGGCGCAGCCTCCACCAAGAACGGTCGCGACTCCAACGCCCAACGCCTCGGCGTCAAGCGTTTCGGCGGCCAGTTGGTCAACGCGGGCGAGATCATCGTTCGTCAGCGTGGCACCCACTTCCACCCCGGCTCCAACGTCGGCCGTGGCGGCGACGACACGCTGTTCGCCCTCGCTCCCGGCGCGGTCGAGTTCGGTTCGAAGCGCGGCCGTCGCGTCGTGAACATCGTTCCGGAGCAGTGA
- a CDS encoding Rne/Rng family ribonuclease has product MLDPNDATDAPDTTGPDTTETTEAPTRTRRRAAGRPAGPPAAVFAPPVEEAPEPPVTDEEEPDEDEAPETAPTTPTARKLPPVGAMFQPPPAELAPPREKKRVEPQDDDSDAATSDLDASDDEDGSGDDEGSEGGRRRRRRGGRRRRKSDQDGGAEGSDDSDADTAEAEAKDGDAGDEEQSSSGSTRRRRRRARAGEGADGAPDDPENTVVKVREGRTASDEITGVTGSTRLEAKKQRRREGREAGRRRAPIVSEAEFLARREAVDREMVVRQRDDYTQIAVLEDGVLVEHYVARESQTSLIGNVYLGKVQNVLPSMEAAFVDIGAGRNAVIYAGEVDWSNIQNGKQRKIEDALQPGQTVLVQVSKDPIGQKGARLTSQISLPGRFLVYVPGGGSNGISRKLPENERARLKGLLKEALPESAGVIVRTAAEGATEDQLQRDITALTARWEDIESKAAAGKAPQLLYSEPDLMIKVIRDLFNEDFATLTIQGDEAWDMVAGYIAHVAPDLEERVKRWEGENDIFAERRLDEQIHKALDRKVHLPSGGSLVIDRTEAMVVVDVNTGRFTGSGGNLEETVTKNNLEAAEEIVRQLRLRDLGGIIVIDFIDMVLESNRDLVMRRLVECLGRDRTRHQVAEVTSLGLVQMTRKRIGTGLLESFSHECEHCHGRGVVIEDAPVEPKKDDGQRRGRRGGRSGRSGGGNGGGSSNGNGGGRPPRQDRNDESGDDAVKTEEPRNDESSQAPSQEPAAVEAPVLTDDGAPE; this is encoded by the coding sequence ATGCTCGATCCGAACGACGCGACCGACGCGCCCGACACCACTGGGCCTGACACCACCGAGACCACCGAGGCCCCGACGCGCACCCGCCGTCGCGCGGCCGGGCGGCCCGCCGGCCCGCCGGCCGCGGTGTTCGCACCCCCGGTCGAGGAGGCTCCCGAGCCGCCTGTGACCGACGAGGAGGAGCCGGACGAGGACGAGGCGCCGGAGACGGCCCCGACCACCCCGACGGCCCGCAAGCTGCCGCCCGTCGGCGCGATGTTCCAACCGCCGCCGGCCGAGCTGGCTCCGCCGCGCGAGAAGAAGCGCGTCGAGCCCCAGGACGACGACTCCGACGCCGCCACGAGCGACCTCGACGCCTCCGACGACGAGGACGGGTCCGGTGACGACGAGGGCAGCGAGGGCGGACGCCGCCGTCGCCGCCGTGGTGGTCGCCGCCGTCGCAAGAGCGACCAGGACGGTGGCGCCGAGGGCTCGGACGACTCCGATGCCGACACCGCCGAGGCCGAGGCCAAGGACGGCGACGCAGGGGACGAGGAGCAGTCCTCGTCCGGATCCACCCGTCGCCGCCGGCGCCGTGCGCGGGCCGGCGAGGGAGCCGACGGCGCGCCCGACGACCCCGAGAACACGGTCGTCAAGGTCCGCGAGGGCCGCACCGCCTCGGACGAGATCACCGGGGTCACCGGCTCGACCCGCCTCGAGGCCAAGAAGCAGCGCCGCCGAGAGGGTCGCGAGGCCGGTCGTCGCCGCGCCCCGATCGTCAGCGAGGCCGAGTTCCTGGCCCGCCGCGAGGCCGTCGACCGCGAGATGGTCGTGCGCCAGCGTGACGACTACACGCAGATCGCCGTGCTCGAGGACGGCGTCTTGGTCGAGCACTACGTCGCCCGCGAGTCGCAGACCTCGCTGATCGGCAACGTCTACCTGGGCAAGGTCCAGAACGTGCTGCCCAGCATGGAGGCCGCCTTCGTCGACATCGGCGCCGGTCGCAACGCGGTGATCTACGCCGGCGAGGTCGACTGGTCGAACATCCAGAACGGCAAGCAGCGCAAGATCGAGGACGCGCTGCAGCCCGGCCAGACCGTCCTGGTCCAGGTGTCCAAGGACCCCATCGGCCAGAAGGGCGCACGGCTCACGAGCCAGATCAGCCTGCCCGGCCGGTTCCTGGTCTACGTGCCCGGCGGCGGCAGCAACGGCATCAGCCGCAAGCTCCCCGAGAACGAGCGCGCCCGGCTGAAGGGTCTGCTCAAGGAGGCGCTGCCCGAGAGTGCCGGCGTCATCGTGCGCACGGCCGCCGAGGGCGCCACCGAGGACCAGCTGCAGCGCGACATCACCGCGCTGACGGCCCGCTGGGAGGACATCGAGAGCAAGGCGGCGGCCGGCAAGGCGCCCCAGTTGCTGTACTCCGAGCCGGACCTGATGATCAAGGTCATCCGTGACCTGTTCAACGAGGACTTCGCGACGCTGACCATCCAGGGCGACGAGGCCTGGGACATGGTCGCGGGCTACATCGCCCACGTCGCCCCCGATCTGGAGGAGCGGGTCAAGCGCTGGGAGGGCGAGAACGACATCTTCGCCGAGCGGCGCCTGGACGAGCAGATCCACAAGGCGCTGGACCGCAAGGTCCACCTGCCCTCGGGTGGCTCGCTGGTCATCGACCGCACCGAGGCGATGGTCGTCGTCGACGTCAATACGGGCCGGTTCACCGGCTCGGGTGGCAACCTCGAGGAGACCGTCACCAAGAACAACCTCGAGGCAGCCGAGGAGATCGTGCGTCAGCTGCGGCTGCGCGATCTCGGCGGCATCATCGTCATCGACTTCATCGACATGGTGCTCGAGAGCAACCGCGACCTGGTGATGCGTCGCCTGGTCGAGTGCCTCGGTCGCGACCGCACCCGCCACCAGGTCGCCGAGGTCACCTCGCTGGGTCTGGTGCAGATGACGCGCAAGCGCATCGGCACGGGCCTGCTGGAGTCCTTCAGCCACGAGTGCGAGCACTGCCACGGCCGTGGCGTCGTCATCGAGGACGCGCCGGTCGAGCCGAAGAAGGACGACGGCCAGCGCCGCGGACGCCGAGGCGGTCGTTCCGGCCGCAGTGGTGGCGGCAACGGTGGCGGGAGCAGCAACGGCAACGGTGGGGGACGCCCGCCGCGTCAGGACCGGAACGACGAGTCCGGCGACGATGCCGTGAAGACCGAAGAACCCCGAAACGACGAGTCGTCGCAGGCTCCTTCGCAGGAGCCGGCGGCGGTTGAGGCACCCGTTTTGACCGACGATGGTGCGCCCGAGTAG
- a CDS encoding TIGR03936 family radical SAM-associated protein: MSNDGGTTLQGTPNPEAPNPQLPIVQKLRIRYAKRGRMRFTSHRDFARAFERAIRRAALPIAHSSGYSPHPKISYAGASPTGAASEAEYLEIGLIRAMEPAEVQAALDEALPTGLDIIDVVVSPGGPLADLLQGSRWFIELPEVSAEAAAAAVETFLARDEVLVERMMKKGLRTFDCRDAVIRLRVDERSGTDGCAILDVVVRHDIPSVRPDDVITGLRTLCGLPIEKAPLATRSDQGPLDVQNGTVGDPLATGRDAP, translated from the coding sequence GTGAGCAACGACGGCGGAACGACCCTGCAGGGCACTCCCAATCCGGAAGCCCCGAACCCGCAGCTGCCGATCGTGCAGAAGCTGCGCATCCGGTACGCCAAGCGCGGCCGCATGCGGTTCACCAGCCACCGCGACTTCGCGCGGGCCTTCGAGCGGGCCATCCGCCGCGCGGCGCTGCCCATCGCGCACTCGTCGGGCTACTCGCCCCATCCGAAGATCTCGTACGCGGGCGCCTCGCCCACGGGCGCGGCCAGCGAGGCGGAATACCTCGAGATCGGTCTGATCCGTGCGATGGAGCCGGCCGAGGTCCAGGCGGCCCTCGACGAGGCGCTGCCGACCGGCCTGGACATCATCGACGTCGTCGTGTCCCCGGGCGGTCCCCTGGCCGATCTGCTGCAGGGCAGCCGGTGGTTCATCGAGCTGCCCGAGGTGTCCGCCGAGGCCGCCGCGGCGGCCGTCGAGACGTTCCTGGCGCGGGACGAGGTCCTCGTCGAGCGCATGATGAAAAAGGGTCTGCGCACGTTCGACTGCCGGGACGCCGTCATCCGACTTCGCGTCGATGAACGCTCCGGCACGGACGGATGTGCGATACTGGACGTGGTCGTACGCCATGACATCCCGTCGGTGCGACCGGACGACGTGATCACCGGACTGCGCACCCTGTGCGGCCTGCCGATCGAGAAGGCGCCTCTGGCGACCCGCTCGGACCAAGGGCCGCTGGATGTTCAGAACGGTACGGTCGGCGATCCGCTCGCCACCGGCCGCGACGCACCGTGA
- a CDS encoding CAP domain-containing protein — MRHTFVLLLTACALLLGGAPAGAAGTTATKVRGFTSKSQTVKPGATVKYAVKVTTKGKASKGRVVTLQRRVNGRWVKVDRKRTNRHGRVVLRHRATTKAGATVKLRVRVTAKGRLRAVNSPVKKVATRTAWTPDARSQRVLALVNAARAQARECGEESFPARGPLRLNERLTRSAQAHGADMAAHGYFSHTGRNGSSLRDRVDAQGYNWSRIGENIAAGYPSPEAVVQGWVASPGHCRNIMAGGFTELGVGYAASNDKYGSYWVQNFGTPR, encoded by the coding sequence ATGCGTCACACCTTCGTCCTCCTGTTGACCGCCTGTGCCCTCCTCCTGGGAGGTGCACCTGCCGGCGCCGCCGGCACGACGGCCACGAAGGTCCGGGGGTTCACGTCGAAGAGCCAGACGGTCAAGCCCGGCGCCACGGTGAAGTACGCCGTCAAGGTCACGACGAAGGGCAAGGCGTCGAAGGGCCGCGTGGTGACGCTGCAGCGCCGCGTCAACGGACGCTGGGTGAAGGTCGACCGCAAGCGCACCAACCGCCACGGCCGAGTCGTGCTGCGCCACCGCGCCACCACGAAGGCCGGTGCCACCGTGAAGCTGCGCGTCCGCGTCACGGCGAAGGGCCGGCTCCGCGCCGTCAACAGCCCGGTCAAGAAGGTTGCCACCCGCACGGCATGGACGCCGGACGCCCGGTCCCAGCGGGTCCTGGCCCTCGTGAACGCGGCCCGCGCGCAGGCACGCGAGTGCGGTGAGGAGTCGTTCCCCGCTCGCGGGCCGCTGCGCCTGAACGAGCGCCTGACCCGGTCGGCCCAGGCGCACGGCGCGGACATGGCGGCGCACGGCTACTTCAGCCACACGGGGCGCAACGGCTCGAGCCTGCGCGATCGCGTCGACGCCCAGGGCTACAACTGGTCGCGGATCGGCGAGAACATCGCGGCGGGCTACCCCTCCCCCGAGGCGGTCGTCCAGGGCTGGGTCGCGAGCCCCGGACACTGCCGGAACATCATGGCCGGAGGGTTCACCGAGCTCGGTGTCGGCTACGCGGCCAGCAACGACAAGTACGGCAGCTACTGGGTGCAGAACTTCGGTACGCCGCGCTGA
- the rplU gene encoding 50S ribosomal protein L21: MYAIVRNGGGQAKVAVGDVISIDQVKAAEGDTVQLAAVMVVDGDQVTAGADASKAKIDAEVIGGLKGPKIIIQKYKNKTGYKKRQGHRQKYTQVKITGISK, from the coding sequence GTGTACGCAATCGTGCGCAATGGCGGCGGCCAGGCCAAGGTCGCGGTCGGCGACGTCATCTCGATCGACCAGGTCAAGGCGGCCGAGGGCGACACCGTCCAGCTCGCCGCGGTCATGGTGGTCGACGGTGACCAGGTGACGGCCGGTGCCGACGCCTCCAAGGCCAAGATCGACGCAGAGGTGATCGGTGGGCTCAAGGGCCCGAAGATCATCATCCAGAAGTACAAGAACAAGACCGGTTACAAGAAGCGCCAGGGTCACCGTCAGAAGTACACCCAGGTCAAGATCACCGGCATCTCCAAGTAA